The following are encoded in a window of Candidatus Eisenbacteria bacterium genomic DNA:
- the rplJ gene encoding 50S ribosomal protein L10, translating to MPTAEKEKEVAFLVERLAAAKSVILSEYAGMDVETVTVLRRKCREQQVEFRVTKNTLMRRALNTRGHAGLDEHLKGPLAVAFAADEVTAAKVLADFAKEHQLPKMTAGLVDGKILSAAQLGALARLPGKTELLTQLVYVLSSPARNLVTVLSAPARNLVMVLGQVEKQKAGAA from the coding sequence ATGCCGACTGCGGAAAAGGAAAAAGAAGTCGCGTTCCTCGTCGAGCGCCTGGCCGCCGCGAAGAGCGTGATCCTCTCGGAATACGCCGGGATGGACGTGGAGACGGTCACCGTGCTGCGCCGCAAGTGCCGCGAGCAGCAGGTGGAGTTCCGCGTCACCAAGAACACCCTGATGCGGCGCGCGCTGAACACGCGCGGCCACGCCGGGCTGGACGAGCACCTGAAGGGCCCCCTGGCGGTCGCGTTCGCGGCCGACGAGGTCACCGCCGCGAAGGTGCTCGCGGACTTCGCCAAGGAGCACCAGCTCCCGAAGATGACCGCGGGCCTGGTGGACGGCAAGATCCTGAGCGCCGCCCAGCTGGGCGCCCTGGCGCGCCTGCCGGGCAAGACCGAGCTGCTCACGCAGCTGGTGTACGTGCTGAGCAGCCCCGCCCGCAACCTGGTCACGGTGCTCAGCGCCCCGGCGCGGAACCTGGTCATGGTGCTGGGCCAGGTGGAGAAACAGAAGGCCGGAGCGGCCTGA
- the rplL gene encoding 50S ribosomal protein L7/L12 translates to MNEIVEKVEKMSVLEVSELVKALEDKFGVSAAMPMMAMAAGPAAAAAAEEQTEFDVILASGGDKKIQVIKVVRELTGLGLKESKDLVDGSPKPLKTKISKAEAEDIKKKIEEQGGTVEIK, encoded by the coding sequence ATCAACGAGATCGTCGAAAAAGTCGAGAAGATGAGCGTCCTCGAGGTCAGCGAGCTGGTGAAGGCCCTCGAAGACAAGTTCGGCGTGTCGGCCGCCATGCCCATGATGGCCATGGCCGCGGGCCCGGCCGCCGCGGCTGCCGCCGAGGAGCAGACCGAGTTCGACGTCATCCTGGCGAGCGGCGGCGACAAGAAGATCCAGGTCATCAAGGTGGTGCGCGAGCTGACCGGCCTGGGACTCAAGGAGTCCAAGGACCTGGTGGACGGCTCCCCGAAGCCGCTCAAGACCAAGATCAGCAAGGCCGAGGCCGAGGACATCAAGAAGAAGATCGAGGAGCAGGGCGGCACCGTCGAGATCAAGTGA